One segment of Candidatus Kaelpia imicola DNA contains the following:
- the def gene encoding peptide deformylase encodes MNSKDFEKEVVEYPEVVLKRKTRSVKVIDREVLELIRLMVDVMFETQGVGLSANQIGRDLRIFVASPQLKREDVRIFINPKIISKRGTQVDQEGCLSVPGFSAFIRRYDEVTVEALNIEGKKFEMKADGFMARIIQHEIDHLNGKIFIQRLPCKERKKYLKSVLKREK; translated from the coding sequence ATGAACTCTAAAGATTTTGAAAAAGAGGTTGTCGAATATCCTGAGGTTGTCTTAAAAAGGAAGACCAGGTCTGTCAAAGTTATAGACAGAGAGGTTCTTGAACTTATAAGGCTTATGGTGGATGTTATGTTTGAAACTCAAGGGGTGGGTTTATCGGCAAATCAGATTGGCCGGGATTTAAGGATATTTGTTGCCTCCCCCCAATTAAAAAGAGAGGATGTCCGTATCTTTATAAATCCCAAGATTATAAGCAAAAGAGGAACTCAGGTAGACCAGGAGGGCTGCCTCTCTGTTCCCGGATTTAGTGCTTTCATCAGGAGATATGATGAGGTTACGGTAGAGGCTTTGAATATTGAGGGTAAAAAGTTTGAGATGAAGGCAGACGGCTTTATGGCCAGGATTATCCAACATGAGATAGACCACTTAAATGGGAAAATATTTATTCAAAGACTTCCCTGTAAAGAACGTAAGAAGTATTTAAAATCTGTTTTAAAGAGAGAAAAATGA
- the fmt gene encoding methionyl-tRNA formyltransferase, with the protein MNIVFFGSGEFAVPALKFLLSRGDFCLKAVITQPDRKAKRGMHYQPTKVGNFIASSGFKGEVLKLSDVNSKESVLKIESLSPEVFVVASYGSIISKELLGLASIIPLNIHGSLLPKYRGAAPVNWAIVNGERETGVTLFKMNERFDAGDIVAKKRAAITEDMDTVSLEERLANDSVKLLEEALSCLNKGDIKLYPQKGESSYAPKLRREDGLIDWSTIAVGIRNKVRGLLPWPGSFSYLDFKLLKIYKAGVDFKEYPGASLAEIVRIEDDYFSIKCGIGNINIFDLQLEGKKRMVVRDFLLGHRIELGMKLGA; encoded by the coding sequence ATGAATATTGTTTTTTTTGGATCAGGTGAATTTGCAGTTCCGGCCTTAAAGTTTCTTTTAAGCAGGGGAGATTTTTGTTTAAAGGCTGTTATTACTCAACCAGATAGAAAAGCAAAGAGAGGTATGCATTATCAACCTACAAAAGTGGGAAATTTTATTGCTTCGTCTGGTTTTAAAGGTGAGGTTCTCAAATTATCCGACGTAAACTCAAAAGAGTCTGTTTTGAAGATAGAGAGCCTCTCTCCGGAGGTATTTGTGGTTGCATCCTACGGAAGTATTATCTCAAAAGAGCTTTTGGGGCTAGCCTCTATTATACCTTTAAATATTCATGGGTCACTCTTACCCAAATATAGAGGTGCTGCTCCTGTTAATTGGGCAATCGTAAATGGGGAGAGAGAGACAGGTGTTACTCTGTTTAAGATGAACGAGAGATTTGATGCCGGAGATATAGTTGCTAAGAAAAGAGCAGCTATTACTGAGGATATGGATACGGTCTCTCTTGAGGAGAGATTGGCCAATGATTCTGTTAAACTCCTGGAAGAGGCTTTAAGCTGCTTAAATAAGGGGGATATCAAGCTCTATCCTCAGAAAGGAGAGTCAAGCTATGCTCCGAAACTAAGGAGAGAAGATGGTTTAATAGATTGGAGTACTATAGCGGTTGGTATTCGTAATAAGGTTCGGGGTTTACTACCTTGGCCGGGTAGTTTTAGTTATTTAGATTTCAAGTTACTTAAGATATATAAGGCTGGAGTGGATTTTAAAGAGTATCCAGGTGCTTCTCTGGCTGAAATAGTCAGAATTGAAGATGATTATTTCAGTATTAAATGCGGTATAGGCAACATTAATATCTTCGATCTACAGCTTGAGGGCAAGAAGAGGATGGTTGTCAGAGATTTTCTTTTGGGACATAGAATAGAATTAGGGATGAAACTCGGTGCTTGA
- the priA gene encoding primosomal protein N', with amino-acid sequence MLINVVFGLAVDRVFSYSLPPDISKVEIGSRVKAPFRNSIRVGYIVGIDESGKSFPGLKDIVELLDDKPFLNREMLQLSEWISSYYYSSWGEAIEAIVPSVLRKGRESYGPRKDYLSLADDSFIRPTVLTKDQKEVLKTINRSLGSFNSFLLHGVTGSGKTEVYIRVIEEVLDRGQSAIVLVPEIALTPQTISRFKKCLGDKISVLHSRLTEAQRFKEWKKLKDETNRISIGTRSAVFAPLENLGLIVIDEEHDSSYKQNETPRYHAREVALKRAQINNCPLILGSATPALESYHKAQSGEHVLLKLPERVKNQSLPVVGVVDLKTVKKKSIGNMIFTPPLRSKLEEVLSRDMQAILFLNRRGFSTFIYCQNCGYVAKCKRCDLTLTYHMKTKDLICHYCNYRDNLPEVCPQCHNRYLSLRGIGTQRVLSELYKLFPSVRAERLDSDSLAKRGKLDDIISQFRAKKIDILVGTQIVAKGHDFPHVELVGVILADLSLNILDFRAGERTFSLITQVAGRSGRGDNRGSVIIQTYNPEHFTIKTSVDHDYESFYAEEIRRREEIGFPPFSELIKIEFRHKDERKVKEVAEKIKAKLIESSGGMVDVLGPAPSPVKKRKDVYRWNLISKTKNAEQISRLLYSIIGYNRRLEGVNIIVDVNPYEL; translated from the coding sequence ATGCTTATAAATGTAGTTTTCGGGTTAGCTGTAGATAGGGTGTTCTCTTATTCTTTGCCTCCTGATATATCCAAGGTGGAGATAGGCTCCCGCGTAAAAGCCCCTTTTAGAAATAGTATTAGAGTAGGTTATATTGTAGGTATCGATGAAAGCGGTAAGAGTTTTCCGGGGTTAAAAGATATTGTTGAACTGCTTGATGATAAACCGTTTCTTAATAGAGAGATGCTTCAGCTAAGTGAGTGGATCTCATCCTATTATTACAGCAGCTGGGGAGAGGCCATTGAAGCGATAGTACCTTCTGTTTTGAGAAAAGGCAGGGAGAGTTATGGGCCGAGAAAGGATTATCTCTCTTTGGCTGACGATAGTTTCATAAGACCTACTGTTTTAACAAAAGATCAGAAAGAAGTTTTAAAGACGATAAATAGAAGTCTTGGTTCTTTTAATAGTTTTCTCCTCCATGGTGTTACTGGTTCAGGGAAGACCGAAGTTTATATCAGAGTAATCGAAGAGGTTTTGGATAGAGGTCAATCTGCTATAGTTCTTGTTCCGGAGATTGCCTTAACCCCTCAGACTATATCCAGGTTCAAAAAGTGTCTGGGAGATAAGATATCCGTGCTCCATAGTCGTTTAACCGAAGCTCAGCGTTTTAAAGAGTGGAAAAAATTAAAAGACGAAACAAATAGAATTTCTATTGGTACCAGATCAGCTGTCTTTGCTCCGCTTGAAAATCTTGGGCTTATAGTCATAGATGAAGAGCATGACTCAAGCTATAAGCAGAATGAGACTCCGCGCTATCATGCCAGAGAGGTGGCATTAAAGAGGGCCCAGATAAATAACTGTCCTCTTATCTTAGGCTCAGCAACACCGGCACTGGAATCTTACCATAAGGCTCAGAGTGGAGAACATGTTCTGCTTAAGCTTCCCGAACGAGTTAAGAATCAGAGTCTTCCTGTGGTCGGTGTCGTAGATTTAAAGACAGTGAAAAAGAAAAGCATAGGCAATATGATATTTACACCCCCTTTAAGAAGCAAACTGGAGGAAGTTTTAAGCAGAGATATGCAGGCAATACTCTTTCTGAATAGACGGGGTTTCTCTACGTTTATCTACTGTCAGAATTGCGGTTATGTTGCAAAGTGTAAAAGATGTGATCTGACTTTGACCTACCATATGAAAACAAAAGACCTGATATGTCATTATTGTAACTATAGAGATAATCTTCCTGAAGTATGTCCTCAGTGTCATAATAGATATTTGAGTTTGCGAGGTATAGGTACTCAGAGGGTTCTCTCTGAGCTATACAAGCTCTTTCCTTCTGTTAGGGCAGAGCGGCTTGATTCGGATTCTCTGGCCAAGAGAGGTAAGTTAGATGATATTATCAGTCAGTTTAGAGCTAAGAAGATCGATATCTTAGTAGGTACTCAGATAGTGGCCAAAGGACATGACTTTCCTCATGTTGAGCTTGTTGGTGTTATCTTGGCCGACCTATCGTTAAACATACTTGATTTTAGAGCCGGAGAGAGAACGTTCTCTCTTATTACGCAGGTTGCCGGGCGGTCCGGACGAGGGGATAACAGAGGTTCAGTTATAATCCAGACCTATAATCCGGAGCATTTTACTATTAAGACAAGCGTAGACCATGACTACGAGAGTTTTTATGCTGAGGAGATAAGGAGAAGAGAGGAGATCGGTTTTCCACCTTTCTCTGAATTGATTAAGATAGAGTTTCGTCATAAAGATGAGAGAAAAGTCAAAGAAGTTGCAGAGAAGATCAAGGCTAAGCTGATAGAGTCTTCAGGCGGCATGGTTGATGTTTTGGGACCTGCGCCTAGCCCTGTTAAAAAGAGGAAAGATGTTTACCGCTGGAACCTGATATCTAAAACTAAAAACGCTGAACAAATATCCAGGCTCCTGTATAGCATTATTGGTTACAATAGGCGTCTGGAAGGTGTTAATATAATAGTTGATGTGAATCCTTATGAACTCTAA